The following are from one region of the Sandaracinus amylolyticus genome:
- the ffh gene encoding signal recognition particle protein → MFETLTKGFRAARNRLAGLTELTEENLEPALRDVRLSLLEADVEFGVVKRFLGRVKESVIGETITNEVEAKGKKLKIGPAERFIKACQDELVGMMKSEGPAIIHAKAPQPTGIMMVGLQGSGKTTTTGKLARLLESQGKKPLLVAADVQRPGAIEQLKVLGERLSIPVFSIPGGRPVDICTKAIDHARKLKRDVIIYDTAGRLAVDEPLMVELQQIKTNTKAENVFMVVDAMIGQDAVKTAAAFHERLGLTGVVMTKLDGDARGGAALSIREVTGAPVKFVGMGEGLDKLEEFRPEGMASRILGFGDVVGLMKDFEGVVDQNKAEQDAKRMLEGRFTLHDFLEQIRMLQKMGPLQDLFEKLPFFADSVPEGFQVDEKELKRAEAIVSSMTKRERVEPELFAKDKGRILRVAKGSGRTDKEVVDLLQRFSFMKQMMGDIGQQAGLLQRLPGMKQMAMSKRLNEMVRTTGLEANPMMSSLADQLLEAAVAGEGPMAAMMRGAAGPKAIKPGDKTKKKHLRKLQKQARKKSRK, encoded by the coding sequence ATGTTCGAGACCTTGACCAAGGGGTTCCGCGCCGCGCGGAACCGTCTCGCGGGCCTGACCGAGCTCACCGAGGAGAACCTCGAGCCGGCGCTCCGCGACGTGCGCCTCTCGCTGCTCGAGGCCGACGTCGAATTCGGCGTCGTGAAGCGATTCCTCGGCCGCGTGAAGGAGTCGGTGATCGGCGAGACGATCACCAACGAGGTCGAGGCCAAGGGCAAGAAGCTCAAGATCGGCCCGGCCGAGCGCTTCATCAAGGCATGCCAGGACGAGCTCGTCGGCATGATGAAGAGCGAGGGCCCGGCGATCATCCACGCCAAGGCCCCGCAGCCGACCGGCATCATGATGGTCGGTCTCCAGGGCTCCGGTAAGACGACGACCACCGGCAAGCTCGCGCGCCTGCTCGAGTCGCAGGGGAAGAAGCCCCTCCTCGTCGCGGCCGACGTGCAGCGCCCGGGCGCGATCGAGCAGCTCAAGGTGCTCGGCGAGCGCCTCTCGATCCCGGTGTTCTCGATCCCCGGTGGTCGCCCCGTCGACATCTGCACGAAGGCGATCGATCACGCGCGCAAGCTCAAGCGCGACGTGATCATCTACGACACGGCGGGCCGTCTCGCGGTCGACGAGCCGCTGATGGTCGAGCTCCAGCAGATCAAGACGAACACGAAGGCGGAGAACGTCTTCATGGTCGTCGACGCGATGATCGGTCAGGACGCCGTGAAGACGGCGGCCGCGTTCCACGAGCGCCTCGGTCTCACCGGCGTGGTGATGACGAAGCTCGACGGCGACGCGCGCGGCGGCGCCGCGCTGTCGATCCGCGAGGTCACGGGCGCGCCCGTGAAGTTCGTCGGCATGGGCGAGGGCCTCGACAAGCTCGAGGAGTTCCGCCCCGAGGGCATGGCCAGCCGGATCCTCGGCTTCGGCGATGTCGTCGGCCTGATGAAGGACTTCGAAGGCGTCGTCGACCAGAACAAGGCCGAGCAGGACGCGAAGCGGATGCTCGAGGGGCGCTTCACGCTCCACGACTTCCTGGAGCAGATCCGCATGCTCCAGAAGATGGGCCCGCTGCAGGACCTCTTCGAGAAGCTGCCCTTCTTCGCCGACAGCGTGCCCGAGGGCTTCCAGGTCGACGAGAAGGAGCTCAAGCGCGCCGAGGCGATCGTCAGCTCGATGACGAAGCGCGAGCGCGTCGAGCCCGAGCTGTTCGCGAAGGACAAGGGCCGCATCCTTCGCGTCGCGAAGGGCTCGGGCCGCACCGACAAGGAGGTCGTCGATCTCCTCCAGCGCTTCTCGTTCATGAAGCAGATGATGGGCGACATCGGCCAGCAGGCCGGGTTGCTCCAGCGCCTGCCCGGCATGAAGCAGATGGCGATGTCCAAGCGCCTCAACGAGATGGTGCGCACCACCGGTCTCGAGGCGAACCCGATGATGTCGTCGCTCGCGGATCAGCTGCTCGAGGCGGCGGTCGCGGGCGAAGGCCCGATGGCGGCGATGATGCGCGGCGCGGCCGGTCCGAAGGCGATCAAGCCCGGCGACAAGACCAAGAAGAAGCACCTGCGCAAGCTGCAGAAGCAGGCGCGCAAGAAGTCGCGCAAGTGA
- a CDS encoding apolipoprotein A1/A4/E family protein has product MSDNEENIDDIRKDIEDTRQRISSEIDAIEGKLTPEYARATVRDTVKERAFETRDRVKERAMETRDRVAERVGETATLVRSNASRVGTDFGAAVRANPIPVAMIGLGAGWLVWETFRPLRASEELDVEPLVDLDVDIEVDETIDYATGVMGPIPSSMRTEVAPAETYGEVPSNGLKNAKERARVARERVGSRARDVKGRFSTASHDARERASHFSEDMRGRASHFSEDMRGRASHFSEDMRGRASELATRSRDRSRVMAERSRERAYRARDASNEAFDANPIAFGAIALLAGIGLGLALPHTRREDRLLGDRRQQVLGRARRIADEARHVAIDSVKEGAKVAKDRAKTEAEERNLIR; this is encoded by the coding sequence ATGAGCGACAACGAAGAGAACATCGACGACATCCGGAAGGACATCGAGGACACGCGGCAGCGCATCTCTTCGGAGATCGACGCGATCGAGGGCAAGCTGACGCCCGAGTACGCGCGCGCCACGGTCCGCGACACGGTGAAGGAGCGCGCGTTCGAGACGCGTGATCGCGTGAAGGAGCGGGCGATGGAGACGCGCGATCGAGTCGCGGAGCGCGTGGGCGAGACCGCGACGCTGGTGAGGTCCAACGCGTCGCGCGTCGGCACCGACTTCGGAGCGGCGGTGCGCGCGAACCCGATCCCGGTCGCGATGATCGGGCTCGGCGCGGGCTGGCTCGTGTGGGAGACGTTCCGTCCGCTGCGTGCGAGCGAGGAGCTCGACGTGGAGCCGCTGGTCGATCTCGACGTCGACATCGAGGTCGACGAGACCATCGACTACGCGACCGGCGTGATGGGCCCGATTCCGAGCTCGATGCGCACCGAGGTGGCGCCCGCCGAGACGTACGGCGAGGTCCCGAGCAACGGGCTCAAGAACGCGAAGGAGCGCGCGCGGGTCGCGCGCGAGCGCGTGGGCAGCAGAGCGCGCGACGTGAAGGGTCGCTTCTCGACTGCTTCGCACGACGCGCGCGAGCGTGCGTCGCACTTCAGCGAAGACATGAGAGGTCGCGCGTCGCACTTCAGCGAGGACATGAGGGGTCGCGCGTCGCACTTCAGCGAGGACATGAGGGGTCGTGCGTCGGAGCTCGCGACGCGTTCGCGGGATCGCAGCCGCGTCATGGCGGAGCGCTCGCGCGAGCGCGCGTATCGTGCGCGCGATGCGAGCAACGAGGCGTTCGACGCCAACCCGATCGCGTTCGGCGCGATCGCGCTGCTCGCCGGCATCGGGCTCGGGCTCGCGCTGCCGCACACGCGGCGCGAGGATCGTCTGCTCGGTGACCGTCGCCAGCAGGTCCTCGGTCGTGCGCGACGCATCGCCGACGAGGCGCGCCACGTCGCGATCGACTCCGTCAAGGAGGGCGCGAAGGTGGCGAAGGACCGCGCGAAGACCGAGGCGGAAGAGCGCAACCTGATCCGCTGA
- a CDS encoding carbohydrate-binding family 9-like protein produces MKKSVLVFLVASLAIACVEQAPELSAAEREQLRENISREAPHPQHELDINFENRVRLIGYDVSTETVTPGQAFTITWYWHAQRQLDGGWQIFTHLADGRGENRVNEDTNGVVRQLYQPGRWREGEYIEDPQTITLPADWGSDQVVFYLGLWNGPHRLSISRGPSDGENRARAAQLSVATGPTAQAAPERPATPPPSIRAQHATGGVRIDGRLDDAAWQVPASTGFVNTVTGATGDVRATVRTLWDAQKLYVAFEVDDTFLRNTLEGRDAHLWEQDAVEIMVDPDGDGRNYFELQVSPTGEVFDTRYDSRRVPGPIGHADWNAAIEASVATRGTANDDADDEGYSVEIAIPWSSFVAPDGSAMSAPPSESTWRMNFYVMDTTRSGSRSSGWSPTLERDFHVPARFGRVTFAPAPVAAAEPAAEAAPAPTARAIQISPEAQRQLQRAIAAGSRPSAEAVRRHGLEPLPQQ; encoded by the coding sequence ATGAAGAAGAGCGTCCTCGTCTTCCTTGTCGCTTCGCTCGCGATCGCGTGCGTGGAGCAAGCGCCCGAGCTGAGCGCGGCGGAGCGCGAGCAGCTGCGCGAGAACATCTCGCGCGAAGCGCCGCACCCGCAGCACGAGCTCGACATCAACTTCGAGAACCGCGTGCGGCTGATCGGCTACGACGTCAGCACCGAGACCGTCACGCCGGGCCAGGCGTTCACGATCACTTGGTACTGGCACGCGCAGCGTCAGCTCGACGGCGGCTGGCAGATCTTCACGCACCTCGCGGACGGGCGCGGCGAGAACCGCGTCAACGAGGACACCAACGGTGTCGTGCGCCAGCTCTACCAGCCGGGCCGCTGGCGCGAGGGCGAGTACATCGAGGACCCGCAGACGATCACGCTGCCGGCCGACTGGGGCTCGGATCAGGTCGTCTTCTACCTCGGGCTCTGGAATGGGCCGCACCGCCTGTCGATCTCGCGCGGTCCGAGCGACGGCGAGAACCGCGCGCGCGCGGCGCAGCTGAGCGTCGCGACCGGGCCCACCGCCCAGGCCGCGCCGGAGCGCCCCGCGACGCCGCCGCCGTCGATCCGTGCGCAGCACGCGACGGGCGGCGTGCGCATCGACGGCCGGCTCGACGACGCCGCGTGGCAGGTGCCCGCGTCGACGGGGTTCGTGAACACGGTGACCGGCGCGACGGGCGACGTGCGCGCGACGGTGCGCACCCTCTGGGACGCGCAGAAGCTCTACGTCGCCTTCGAGGTCGACGACACGTTCCTGCGCAACACGCTCGAGGGCCGCGACGCGCACCTCTGGGAGCAGGACGCGGTCGAGATCATGGTCGATCCCGACGGCGACGGGCGGAACTACTTCGAGCTGCAGGTCTCGCCGACGGGCGAGGTGTTCGACACGCGTTACGACAGCCGTCGCGTGCCGGGCCCGATCGGTCACGCGGACTGGAACGCGGCGATCGAAGCGAGCGTCGCGACGCGCGGCACCGCGAACGACGACGCGGACGACGAGGGCTACAGCGTCGAGATCGCGATCCCGTGGAGCAGCTTCGTCGCGCCCGACGGCTCGGCGATGAGCGCGCCTCCCTCGGAGAGCACGTGGCGCATGAACTTCTACGTGATGGACACGACGCGCAGCGGATCGCGCTCGTCGGGTTGGTCGCCGACGCTCGAGCGCGACTTCCACGTGCCGGCGCGCTTCGGTCGCGTGACGTTCGCGCCGGCGCCGGTCGCGGCGGCCGAGCCTGCGGCGGAAGCGGCGCCCGCGCCGACCGCGCGCGCGATCCAGATCTCGCCCGAAGCACAGCGTCAGCTCCAGCGCGCGATCGCGGCGGGCTCGCGGCCCTCGGCCGAGGCGGTCCGCCGGCACGGGCTCGAGCCGCTGCCGCAGCAGTGA
- a CDS encoding YqgE/AlgH family protein translates to MQNDLAPGFVVAMPTLRDPNFTRGVVLLVEHGPNGSLGFVVNRPSQLSFGQVVDALGLDSSAGDSLPIYTGGPVAPQSGWILFDPHDAPRADLDDALVVHDRLAVSASRKLLERIAREGAPRRSMLALGYAGWAEGQLDAEFRQGAWLPGDLDPSIVFDVDPEQRWSRVLAQSGIDPGRIISPSGGDFC, encoded by the coding sequence GTGCAGAACGATCTCGCGCCCGGGTTCGTCGTGGCGATGCCCACGCTGCGCGATCCCAACTTCACGCGTGGTGTCGTGCTGCTGGTGGAGCACGGGCCGAACGGGTCGCTGGGCTTCGTGGTGAACCGCCCATCGCAGCTCTCGTTCGGTCAGGTCGTCGACGCGCTCGGCCTCGACTCGTCGGCGGGCGACTCGCTGCCGATCTACACGGGTGGGCCGGTCGCACCGCAGTCGGGGTGGATCCTCTTCGATCCCCACGATGCGCCGCGCGCCGATCTCGACGATGCGCTCGTCGTGCACGATCGGCTCGCGGTGAGCGCGTCGCGGAAGCTGCTCGAGCGCATCGCGCGCGAAGGCGCGCCGCGTCGCTCGATGCTCGCGCTCGGCTACGCGGGGTGGGCCGAGGGACAGCTCGACGCGGAGTTCCGCCAGGGCGCGTGGCTGCCGGGTGATCTCGATCCGTCGATCGTGTTCGACGTCGATCCCGAGCAGCGTTGGTCGCGCGTGCTGGCTCAGTCGGGCATCGATCCGGGACGCATCATCTCGCCGTCGGGCGGCGACTTCTGCTGA
- a CDS encoding phage holin family protein has protein sequence MEVYTRGNETREAITSTGDGGAIQDRSLTQLLRDLSNDSMTLIRKEAQLFRAETEQKISTAQRQGIVLGAGGMIAYLGLLSLTAAIVLGLALVMPAWLAALLVGFVLIAAGVTAMVIGKNRLQSEHLAPRESIRSVKNDVRMVREAVR, from the coding sequence GTGGAGGTCTACACGCGTGGGAACGAGACGCGCGAGGCGATCACGAGCACCGGCGACGGAGGCGCGATCCAGGATCGCTCGCTGACCCAGCTGCTCCGCGATCTCTCGAACGACTCGATGACGTTGATCCGCAAGGAAGCGCAGCTCTTCCGCGCGGAGACCGAGCAGAAGATCTCGACCGCGCAGCGTCAGGGCATCGTGCTCGGCGCGGGCGGCATGATCGCCTACCTCGGGCTGCTCTCGCTGACCGCAGCGATCGTCCTGGGGCTCGCGCTGGTCATGCCGGCGTGGCTCGCGGCGTTGCTCGTCGGCTTCGTGCTGATCGCGGCCGGTGTGACCGCGATGGTGATCGGGAAGAACCGGCTCCAGAGCGAGCATCTCGCGCCGAGGGAGTCGATCCGAAGTGTGAAGAACGACGTCCGCATGGTGCGGGAGGCGGTGCGATGA